From Draconibacterium halophilum, one genomic window encodes:
- a CDS encoding TatD family hydrolase, with the protein MSSIPYINIHTHPLHKEADSITVQNIFPGDGFAAFSGRNFYSVGLHPWHLGTKNQNNEAMQMVEEALEFDHVIFVGEAGLDKINGGDFIEQQRVFEAHAVMAEEYECPLIIHCVKAMNEVVELRNKMNPVLPWIMHGYNGSLEFTKQLEEKGFLFSFGKNLFRENSKAVKSFKYLPLNKIFFETDELDSDVDAIYEQAASLKELPIEKLKEAVWKNFNQIENSLIPGRI; encoded by the coding sequence ATGAGCTCAATTCCCTATATCAATATTCACACACATCCACTTCATAAAGAAGCAGACTCCATTACCGTGCAAAATATATTTCCTGGTGATGGATTCGCTGCATTTAGCGGGCGTAACTTTTATTCCGTAGGATTACATCCCTGGCATCTTGGCACCAAAAACCAAAATAATGAAGCCATGCAAATGGTGGAGGAGGCACTCGAATTCGATCATGTAATTTTTGTTGGCGAAGCCGGACTCGATAAAATTAATGGAGGTGATTTTATCGAGCAACAGCGGGTTTTTGAGGCGCATGCTGTTATGGCTGAAGAATATGAATGCCCATTGATTATTCATTGTGTAAAAGCAATGAATGAAGTGGTGGAACTTCGTAATAAAATGAACCCTGTCTTGCCCTGGATCATGCACGGATATAATGGCAGTCTCGAATTTACTAAACAATTGGAGGAAAAAGGATTTCTGTTTTCATTTGGAAAGAATCTGTTCCGAGAGAATTCAAAAGCCGTAAAGTCATTCAAATATTTGCCATTAAATAAAATATTCTTCGAAACCGATGAGCTGGATTCAGATGTAGATGCCATTTATGAGCAGGCTGCAAGTTTAAAAGAATTACCCATTGAGAAGCTTAAA
- the elbB gene encoding isoprenoid biosynthesis glyoxalase ElbB has protein sequence MKNIAVVLAGNGVYDGAEIHESTLTLLAIAQQGAAYQCFAPDVDQAHVVNHITGDEMPETRNVMIEAARIARGNIKALSEYKAADYDAIVIPGGFGAAKNLCTFAFDGPDCKVNSDVEKAIKATVEAGKPIGALCISPAIIAKVLGDVKLTIGQDKGTADGIEALGATHVNTTHGEIVVDEKYKVVTSPCYMLDATITQIADGASNAVAKILEMA, from the coding sequence GGTGTTTATGATGGAGCCGAAATTCATGAATCTACCTTAACTTTATTGGCAATAGCCCAGCAAGGTGCAGCCTACCAGTGTTTTGCCCCCGATGTTGATCAGGCGCATGTGGTAAACCACATAACCGGCGACGAAATGCCGGAAACGCGCAATGTGATGATCGAAGCTGCCCGTATCGCCCGTGGCAACATAAAAGCTTTGTCGGAATATAAAGCTGCCGATTATGATGCCATTGTTATTCCCGGAGGTTTTGGTGCTGCTAAAAACCTATGTACTTTTGCCTTTGACGGACCCGATTGTAAAGTAAATTCGGATGTTGAGAAAGCGATAAAAGCTACAGTTGAAGCAGGAAAACCTATCGGTGCGTTGTGTATTTCTCCGGCAATAATTGCCAAAGTTTTAGGCGATGTAAAACTTACCATTGGCCAGGACAAAGGAACTGCAGATGGGATTGAGGCATTGGGAGCTACGCACGTTAATACAACCCATGGAGAAATTGTTGTTGATGAGAAATACAAAGTAGTTACATCACCTTGTTATATGCTCGATGCCACAATCACCCAAATTGCAGACGGCGCTTCAAATGCAGTTGCTAAAATTTTGGAGATGGCTTAG